In one Nicotiana sylvestris chromosome 8, ASM39365v2, whole genome shotgun sequence genomic region, the following are encoded:
- the LOC138875007 gene encoding uncharacterized protein codes for MEILLADSSKGGVTEQNSAESSLVVVVKEKQYNDPLLVQFKKGDRNYLTMAFYLGTDDGTLTCEGRSYVPNVYGLQERIMMEAHSSGYSIHPGSTKMYHGLKKVYWWNDTKRDVADFVARCPNCR; via the coding sequence ATGGAAATTCTTCTTGCGGACTCTAGTAAAGGAGGGGTGACTGAGCAAAATAGTGCTGAATCATCACTTGTAGTAGTGGTCAAGGAGAAACAATACAATGATCCATTGTTGGTGCAGTTTAAGAAGGGGGATCGTAATTATTTAACCATGGCTTTTTATCTTGGCACAGATGATGGTACACTAACATGTGAAGGGCGATCATATGTTCCAAATGTATATGGTCTCCAAGAAAGAATCATGATGgaagctcatagttccgggtattCTATACATCCAGGCTCTACAAAGATGTACCATGGCCTCAAGAAAGTCTACTGGTGGAATGATACGAAGAGGGATGTAGCGGACTTTGTGGCAAGATGTCCAAATTGTCGATAA
- the LOC138875008 gene encoding uncharacterized protein gives MEKMKIIKEWWKTDQSHQKSFSDVRHRDLEFKVDDWVFLKVSPMKGIMWFGKKGKLYPNYIRSYIIIHMIGQVAYRLELQPAMSLVPLVFHVSILKKVVIDSVLIVLVDAIEVNEELTYEEILIAILDRQV, from the coding sequence ATGGAAAAGATGAAGATCATTAAGGAATGGTGGAAAACTGATCAAAGTCACCAGAAGTCCTTTTCGGATGTGCGtcacagagatttggagttcaaagtggatgattgggtattcttgaaggtttctcccatgaagggtataatgtggtttgggaagaaagggaaattataTCCCAACTATATTAGGTCGTACATAATCATTCATATGATCGGTCAAGTGGCTTACAGGCTCGAGCTACAACCAGCGATGTCATTGGTGCCCCtggtgtttcatgtatctatatTGAAGAAGGTAGTTATAGACTCGGTGCTCATTGTTTTGGTAGacgctattgaggttaatgaagaattgACTTATGAGGAGATTCTgattgccattcttgataggcaagtctga